Proteins from one uncultured Cohaesibacter sp. genomic window:
- the dgoD gene encoding galactonate dehydratase, which translates to MKITKLTTWLVPPRWMFVKIETDEGISGWGEPVIEGRARTVQAAVEEMAEILVGRDPRHIQDIWQMLYRTGFYRGGPILMSAIAGIDQALWDIKGKALGVPVHELLGGKLRDKMRMYCWIGGDRPNDVGRQAKEVVASGFTAFKMNGTPEMAFVDSHAKIDDAVARVAEARQAVGPDVGIAIDFHGRVHRPMAKALLRELEQYHPMFVEEPVLTEHLSCLKEIGGGLGYPIASGERIFSRYGFRDVLEQRMVDIIQPDLSHCGGITEVFKVAAMAEAYDVAIAPHCPLGPCTLAASLHLDFVSYNAFIQEQSMGIHYNVGNDVLDYMVDPSPLTIKDGYVHALTGPGLGVEINEDFVIERSKEGHNWHNPIWRHEDGSVAEW; encoded by the coding sequence ATGAAAATTACAAAGCTCACAACATGGCTGGTTCCCCCCCGCTGGATGTTTGTCAAAATCGAAACTGATGAAGGTATCAGCGGCTGGGGTGAGCCGGTCATCGAAGGACGAGCCCGCACGGTTCAGGCGGCCGTTGAAGAAATGGCTGAAATTCTGGTGGGCCGCGATCCGCGCCATATCCAGGATATCTGGCAGATGCTGTATAGAACCGGTTTCTATCGCGGTGGTCCGATCCTGATGTCAGCCATTGCCGGTATCGATCAGGCGCTTTGGGATATCAAGGGCAAGGCGCTGGGTGTGCCGGTGCATGAATTGCTTGGTGGCAAGCTACGCGACAAGATGCGTATGTATTGCTGGATTGGTGGTGACCGGCCCAACGATGTGGGGCGTCAGGCCAAGGAAGTGGTTGCCAGTGGCTTTACCGCCTTCAAGATGAACGGCACACCGGAAATGGCCTTCGTCGATAGCCACGCCAAAATTGACGATGCGGTGGCCCGCGTGGCCGAAGCGCGCCAAGCGGTGGGGCCGGATGTCGGTATCGCCATCGACTTCCATGGCCGGGTGCATCGCCCCATGGCCAAGGCGTTGTTGCGCGAGCTGGAACAATATCACCCGATGTTTGTTGAAGAGCCGGTGCTGACCGAGCATCTCTCCTGCCTTAAGGAAATCGGTGGCGGGCTTGGCTATCCGATCGCTTCGGGCGAACGTATCTTCTCGCGCTATGGCTTCCGCGATGTGCTGGAGCAGCGCATGGTGGATATCATCCAGCCGGATCTCAGCCATTGCGGCGGCATCACCGAAGTGTTCAAGGTTGCGGCTATGGCCGAAGCCTATGACGTGGCCATCGCACCGCATTGTCCGCTTGGGCCTTGCACGCTGGCAGCCTCACTGCATCTGGACTTTGTGTCCTACAATGCCTTCATTCAGGAACAGTCCATGGGCATCCATTATAATGTGGGCAATGATGTGCTCGACTATATGGTCGATCCAAGCCCGCTGACCATCAAGGATGGCTATGTGCATGCGCTGACCGGTCCGGGGCTGGGCGTGGAAATCAATGAAGACTTCGTCATTGAACGCTCCAAGGAAGGGCACAACTGGCACAACCCGATCTGGCGTCACGAAGACGGGAGTGTTGCAGAATGGTAA
- a CDS encoding 2-dehydro-3-deoxygalactonokinase, protein MTKKLIIVDWGTTSFRAWLLEAETGTILSEITEGKGMRALQRSEFAAYAKSQLDGWRADSEETIPVYLAGMVGAPQGWQQAPQPPLPMRGEELVRDIVPVADMADTYIIPGVRQSGQPQDADVIRGEEVQIFGAMASLGRQSGLVCLPGTHSKWCEMQEGVFTRFHTSMTGEVYEVMSKHSILGLMADPSADFDSDGFEKGLGQVEGEGGLLNHLFKARARVLYGDLEQSQTASFLSGMLIGAEIRAMRDIYECEGREILLVCADRLAKPYSHALSHLGLSSRHISSKDATLAGVRALAALHGVNSK, encoded by the coding sequence ATGACCAAGAAGCTGATCATTGTTGATTGGGGCACGACCTCCTTCAGGGCGTGGCTTCTGGAAGCGGAAACCGGCACCATCCTGTCCGAGATCACCGAAGGCAAGGGAATGCGGGCGCTGCAGCGCAGTGAATTCGCCGCCTACGCCAAGAGCCAGCTGGATGGCTGGCGGGCAGACAGCGAAGAGACCATTCCGGTTTATCTGGCTGGCATGGTTGGTGCGCCGCAAGGCTGGCAGCAGGCCCCGCAACCACCGTTGCCTATGCGCGGGGAAGAGCTGGTACGTGATATCGTGCCGGTGGCCGATATGGCCGACACCTACATTATTCCCGGCGTGCGTCAGTCCGGACAACCGCAGGATGCCGATGTCATTCGCGGTGAAGAGGTGCAGATTTTCGGCGCCATGGCAAGTCTTGGTCGCCAAAGTGGCCTTGTCTGCCTGCCGGGCACCCATAGCAAATGGTGCGAAATGCAGGAGGGCGTCTTTACCCGCTTCCATACGTCCATGACAGGTGAAGTCTACGAGGTGATGAGCAAGCACTCGATCCTCGGCCTGATGGCAGATCCGTCAGCGGATTTTGATTCAGATGGCTTTGAAAAAGGCCTCGGTCAGGTGGAAGGTGAGGGCGGTCTGCTCAATCATCTCTTCAAGGCGCGTGCACGTGTGCTTTATGGCGATCTGGAACAATCCCAGACCGCAAGTTTCCTCTCCGGCATGTTGATTGGTGCGGAAATCAGGGCAATGCGTGACATTTATGAATGCGAAGGCAGAGAAATTCTGCTTGTTTGTGCCGACCGGCTCGCAAAACCCTACAGCCATGCGCTGTCCCACCTGGGTTTGTCCAGCCGACACATTTCCTCCAAGGATGCAACGCTCGCCGGGGTTCGCGCTCTGGCAGCCCTGCATGGCGTAAACAGCAAATAA
- a CDS encoding 2-dehydro-3-deoxy-6-phosphogalactonate aldolase — protein MVSAFSEQFETAFAKMPLVAILRGVPAERAKTLLTILVEEGFTLIEVPLTSADATDAIREMVEAAPEGIMIGAGTVLSPEDVQAVYDAGARFIVTPNTDPDVIKKANELGMPSCIGCLTPTEALLATRSGATVLKFFPAARLGGQYIKDVKVVLPPQMRVLAVGGVGPAEFEEYVSAGAVGFGIGSDLWKVGRSDEEVRSSARALVGKWKGMQ, from the coding sequence ATGGTAAGCGCATTCAGCGAACAGTTCGAAACCGCCTTTGCCAAGATGCCGCTTGTGGCCATCTTGCGCGGTGTTCCTGCTGAGCGGGCCAAAACCCTCCTAACCATCCTCGTGGAGGAAGGTTTCACCCTCATCGAAGTGCCCTTGACCTCTGCAGATGCGACCGATGCAATCCGGGAGATGGTTGAAGCCGCCCCCGAGGGCATTATGATCGGAGCGGGGACTGTGCTGAGCCCTGAAGATGTCCAGGCAGTTTATGACGCGGGCGCGCGCTTTATTGTTACGCCCAACACCGATCCGGATGTCATCAAGAAGGCCAACGAACTGGGCATGCCGTCCTGTATTGGTTGCCTGACACCAACGGAAGCGTTGTTGGCGACGCGCTCGGGTGCCACGGTGTTGAAGTTCTTCCCCGCAGCCCGTTTGGGTGGGCAATATATCAAGGACGTCAAGGTCGTGCTGCCACCTCAGATGCGGGTGCTGGCGGTGGGCGGGGTTGGCCCTGCCGAATTTGAAGAGTATGTCTCCGCAGGCGCTGTCGGGTTCGGTATCGGTTCGGATCTCTGGAAAGTGGGCCGGTCTGACGAAGAGGTCAGAAGCTCTGCCCGCGCTCTGGTTGGCAAGTGGAAGGGCATGCAATGA